The following proteins come from a genomic window of Methanosarcina sp. MTP4:
- a CDS encoding class I SAM-dependent methyltransferase gives MDCKKVIADYWNLRSSTYTNGENGFDEEERIVWRRMLENSLPSGQKLKVLDVGTGPGFLALLFSEMGHEVTAVDISLGMLEKARNNAKSLGIKVDFFQGDAENLPFEDCYFDLVVNKYLLWTLPRPTAAVQEWKRVLKPGGKVFAIDGNWFNPRPDKRIKRWITGVVNTDMNKNPPRSFFDEFYEPIRNSLPLYEDISPENISIVFSKMGFANTAVNPLQEVQKFKKSKLSFTQRFLRDTSIFLITGQKTA, from the coding sequence ATGGACTGCAAGAAAGTTATTGCCGATTACTGGAACCTCAGGTCTTCCACATATACAAATGGGGAGAATGGCTTTGATGAAGAAGAGCGGATTGTCTGGAGGCGTATGCTTGAAAATTCCTTGCCTTCAGGGCAAAAGTTAAAGGTACTGGATGTGGGAACAGGGCCTGGTTTTCTTGCACTTCTCTTTTCCGAAATGGGGCACGAGGTGACGGCCGTAGATATTTCCCTAGGCATGCTCGAAAAAGCACGGAACAATGCGAAGAGCCTGGGAATTAAGGTTGATTTCTTTCAGGGGGATGCGGAAAACCTGCCATTTGAGGACTGCTATTTCGATCTTGTTGTGAACAAATACCTGCTCTGGACCCTCCCCCGACCCACCGCGGCTGTTCAGGAGTGGAAGCGAGTCCTCAAACCAGGGGGCAAGGTTTTTGCCATCGACGGCAACTGGTTTAACCCCCGCCCGGACAAGAGGATCAAACGCTGGATTACCGGCGTGGTGAACACGGACATGAATAAAAACCCTCCAAGATCATTTTTCGACGAGTTTTACGAGCCGATCCGAAATTCCCTTCCCCTTTATGAAGATATAAGCCCGGAAAACATCTCTATTGTCTTTTCCAAAATGGGTTTTGCAAACACTGCTGTAAATCCCCTTCAAGAAGTGCAAAAATTTAAGAAAAGCAAGCTTTCATTCACCCAAAGATTTCTCAGGGACACCTCAATCTTCCTGATTACGGGGCAAAAAACGGCCTAA
- a CDS encoding 4Fe-4S double cluster binding domain-containing protein, with protein MNDSKLTDDDITADVIAYLRGNGASLVGVAGLDSLDSNPYSDLHKAVVYGVALDPGVLGNLVNGPDSGYSAECTRANGKLRELGTKLVTYLEERGFEAVSLGPTTENFDKEKLSVAFPHKTAATRAGLGWVGKCDLLVTREFGSALRFNTVFTSAPLKPGKPVGRSFCGECTRCVEACPVGAISGKEWCPGLYRDEFLDIKACYEECNNNFEKRDVQASICGICIAACPWTLKYLKKASTKSKT; from the coding sequence ATGAATGATAGCAAATTGACGGACGATGATATAACTGCTGACGTTATAGCTTATCTTCGTGGAAATGGGGCTTCCCTGGTAGGGGTCGCCGGGCTTGATTCACTGGATTCTAATCCTTATTCTGACCTGCATAAGGCGGTAGTTTACGGGGTTGCACTGGACCCTGGGGTTCTCGGGAATCTCGTCAATGGGCCTGATTCTGGTTATTCTGCCGAATGCACACGGGCAAACGGGAAACTTCGGGAACTGGGCACAAAGCTTGTAACTTACCTTGAAGAGAGGGGGTTTGAGGCAGTTTCCCTCGGTCCGACCACTGAAAACTTTGATAAGGAAAAATTATCCGTGGCTTTTCCCCACAAAACTGCAGCCACAAGGGCGGGCCTGGGCTGGGTTGGCAAATGCGATCTCCTGGTCACAAGGGAGTTCGGTTCGGCTCTTCGCTTTAACACGGTCTTTACCAGTGCGCCTCTCAAACCCGGCAAACCTGTAGGGCGTTCCTTCTGCGGGGAATGTACCCGGTGTGTAGAAGCATGCCCTGTCGGTGCCATTTCAGGCAAAGAATGGTGTCCTGGGCTTTACAGGGATGAGTTTCTGGACATAAAAGCATGCTACGAGGAATGCAATAACAATTTTGAAAAAAGGGACGTCCAAGCCTCAATATGCGGGATTTGCATTGCTGCCTGTCCGTGGACTCTGAAATACCTAAAAAAGGCGTCCACAAAAAGCAAAACTTAA